One Salvia splendens isolate huo1 chromosome 12, SspV2, whole genome shotgun sequence genomic window carries:
- the LOC121757140 gene encoding T-complex protein 1 subunit epsilon gives MALAFDEFGRPFIILREQEQKTRLRGLDAQKANIAAGKAVARILRTSLGPKGMDKMLQSPDGEVTITNDGATILEQMDVDNQIAKLMVELSRSQDYEIGDGTTGVVVMAGALLEQAQKLLERGIHPIRVAEGYELASRIAFEHLERIAHKFEFSGADAEPLIRTCMTTLSSKIVNRCKRSLAEIAVKAVLAVADLERRDVNLDLIKVEGKVGGKLEDTELIYGIVVDKDMSHPQMPKQIEDAHIAILTCPFEPPKPKTKHKVDIDTVEKFQTLRQQEQKYFDDMVQKCKDVGATLVICQWGFDDEANHLLMHRNLPAVRWVGGVELELIAIATGGRIVPRFQELTTEKLGKAGLVREKAFGTTKDRMIYIEHCANSRAVTIFIRGGNKMMIEETKRSIHDALCVARNLIRNNSIVYGGGSAEISCSIAVEAAADKYPGVEQYAIRAFADALDAIPMALAENSGLQPIETLSAVKSQQIKENNNCCGIDCNDVGTNDMREQNVFETLIGKQQQILLATQVVKMILKIDDVISPSEY, from the exons ATGGCACTGGCGTTCGACGAGTTCGGCCGCCCCTTCATCATCTTACGCGAGCAGGAGCAGAAAACCAGATTGCGCGGCCTTGATGCGCAGAAGGCCAACATCGCCGCCGGCAAAGCCGTCGCTCGGATCCTCCGCACCTCCCTTGGCCCTAAAGGCATGGATAAGATGCTCCAGAGCCCCGATGGCGAGGTCACCATAA CAAATGATGGTGCGACCATCTTGGAGCAGATGGATGTTGACAATCAGATTGCTAAGCTTATGGTGGAGCTGTCTCGGAGTCAGGACTATGAGATTGGGGACGGGACAACTGGAGTCGTTGTAATGGCTGGTGCTCTTCTAGAGCAAGCTCAGAAGCTGTTGGAGCGTGGAATTCACCCAATTAGGGTTGCAGAGGGATATGAACTGGCTTCTAGGATTGCCTTTGAGCATTTGGAGCGTATAGCgcataaatttgaatttagtgGCGCGGATGCGGAGCCTTTAATCCGGACTTGTATGACTACTTTATCATCTAAGAT AGTGAATAGGTGCAAGCGCAGTTTGGCTGAGATTGCAGTCAAAGCTGTGCTCGCTGTAGCAGATTTAGAGAGGAGGGATGTCAATCTAGACTTAATTAAAGTAGAAGGAAAAGTTGGTGGGAAGCTCGAGGATACAGAACTAATTTATGGAATTGTTGTAGACAAAGATATGAGTCATCCCCAAATGCCTAAGCAGATCGAGGATGCACATATTGCAATTTTGACTTGCCCCTTTGAGCCTCCGAAGCCAAAGACTAAACATAAGGTTGATATTGATACTGTGGAAAAGTTCCAAACTTTGCGTCAACAAGAGCAGAAGTACTTCGATGATATGGTTCAAAAATGCAAG GATGTTGGGGCCACTCTAGTAATCTGCCAATGGGGTTTTGATGATGAGGCAAACCACTTGTTGATGCATAGGAATTTGCCTGCTGTTAGATGGGTTGGCGGCGTGGAGTTAGAGCTGATAGCCATTGCCACAG GTGGGAGAATTGTGCCCAGATTTCAGGAGTTGACAACAGAAAAATTGGGCAAG GCTGGCTTGGTTCGGGAAAAAGCTTTTGGCACCACTAAGGATCGGATGATATATATTGAACACTGTGCGAATTCCAGAGCCGTAACAATATTTATACGTGGTG GTAACAAGATGATGATAGAGGAAACAAAACGCAGTATCCATGATGCCTTATGTGTTGCTCGGAATCTCATCCGTAACAACTCCATAGTATATGGTGGTGGCTCAGCTGAGATTTCCTGCTCAATTGCCGTAGAAGCAGCAGCTGATAAGTACCCCGGAGTCGAGCAG TATGCAATCAGAGCCTTCGCAGATGCCTTAGATGCTATCCCAATGGCGCTGGCTGAAAACAGCGGCCTCCAACCTATTGAAACGTTATCTGCTGTGAAATCTCAGCAAATCAAA GAGAACAACAACTGCTGTGGTATCGACTGCAACGACGTTGGCACGAACGACATGCGTGAGCAGAATGTTTTTGAGACTCTGATCGGGAAACAGCAGCAGATTCTGCTTGCAACTCAAGTTGTGAAGATGATTTTGAAGATTGATGATGTTATTTCACCTTCAGAGTATTGA
- the LOC121759455 gene encoding ultraviolet-B receptor UVR8-like has product MDTTASGTSSVQYHNVTEQAIVPLAPPPVAHQRKQRHCFGNAIPGEFPLSANPSIVLHFLSACNLNPQDLAKLEVTCSFFRQPAHFTPDHELSLAELAAHDMCQKRAIFKPMTIEQQQCLKQRCGGSWKLVLRYVLAGEACTRREKSQAIAGPGHSLAVTSKGAVYSFGSNSSGQLGHGTTHEEPHPSLIRSLLGVRIIHAAAGAGRTMLISDAGRVYAFGKDSFGEAEFGADGNKLVTTPQAVESLKDIFVVQAAIGNFFTAVLSREGMIYTFSWGDESKLGHQTEPNDLEPRPLLGALENIPVVQIAAGYCYLLALACQPNGMSVYSVGCGLGGKLGHGTRTDEKEPKLIERFVELNLQPVVVAAGAWHAAVVGKDGRVCTWGWGRYGCLGHGNEDCESVPKVVEALSNVKAIHVATGDYTTFVVSDAGDVYSFGCGESSSLGHDTAAADEQGNRQTNVLSPEVVTSLKERVVQISLTNSIYWNAHTFALTDSDKLYAFGAGDKGQLGVKLAANQTERAIPDRVDVDLS; this is encoded by the exons ATGGATACCACGGCTAGTGGAACATCGAGTGTTCAGTACCACAACGTCACTGAGCAGGCAATCGTGCCCCTTGCTCCTCCCCCCGTAGCACACCAAAGGAAGCAACGGCATTGCTTTGGTAATGCAATCCCCGGGGAGTTCCCGTTGTCTGCTAACCCCTCCATCGTCCTGCATTTCCTCTCTGCCTGCAATTTAAACCCGCAGGATCTTGCCAAACTCGAG GTGACTTGTTCATTTTTTAGGCAGCCTGCGCACTTCACCCCTGACCACGAGCTCTCGTTGGCTGAGCTTGCAGCTCATGATATGTGCCAGAAGAGGGCCATATTCAAGCCAATGACTATAGAGCAGCAGCAATGCTTGAAGCAGAGGTGTGGGGGCTCGTGGAAGCTCGTCTTGAGATACGTTCTTGCTGGGGAGGCATGTACAAGAAGGGAGAAGTCGCAGGCAATAGCCGGCCCTGGTCACAGCCTTGCTGTGACCTCTAAAGGCGCTGTGTATTCGTTCGGTTCCAACAGCTCCGGACAGCTTGGACATGGAACCACGCATGAGGAGCCCCACCCTTCTCTAATTAG ATCTCTGCTAGGAGTTCGGATTATTCATGCTGCGGCTGGGGCTGGACGAACAATGCTGATTAGCGATGCAGGACGTGTCTATGCCTTTGGTAAAGATTCTTTTGGTGAAGCCGAATTCGGGGCTGATGGGAATAAGTTAGTAACCACACCTCAGGCAGTCGAATCTTTGAAAGATATCTTTGTTGTGCAAGCTGCTATTGGGAATTTCTTCACGGCCGTGTTGTCTAGAGAAGGAATGATTTACACGTTCTCTTGGGGAGACGAGAGCAAACTCGGCCACCAAACGGAACCTAATGATCTTGAGCCACGTCCATTGTTGGGGGCGCTCGAAAACATACCTGTGGTTCAAATTGCAGCTGGATATTGCTACCTTCTTGCTTTGGCTTGTCAACCTAATGGAAT GTCAGTATATTCTGTCGGGTGTGGGCTAGGTGGGAAGCTTGGGCATGGTACTAGAACCGACGAGAAGGAGCCAAAATTGATCGAACGGTTTGTAGAGTTGAATCTTCAGCCTGTTGTGGTTGCTGCTGGTGCTTGGCATGCTGCAGTGGTTGGGAAGGATGGAAGGGTATGCACATGGGGATGGGGGCGGTACGGATGCTTGGGGCACGGAAACGAGGACTGCGAGTCAGTCCCCAAAGTAGTCGAGGCACTGAGCAATGTCAAGGCCATACACGTTGCAACAGGGGACTACACGACCTTTGTGGTCTCGGATGCTGGAGATGTCTATTCTTTCGGATGTGGAGAGTCATCAAGCCTTGGACATGAtactgctgctgctgatgaGCAG GGAAACAGGCAAACGAACGTGCTGAGTCCGGAGGTCGTGACCTCATTGAAGGAACGAGTGGTGCAGATAAGCCTCACAAATTCGATATACTGGAATGCACACACGTTTGCACTCACGGACTCGGACAAGCTCTACGCCTTTGGGGCTGGTGACAAGGGGCAGCTGGGGGTCAAGCTCGCGGCTAACCAGACGGAGAGGGCAATTCCGGACCGTGTGGACGTGGACCTCAGTTGA
- the LOC121757577 gene encoding uncharacterized protein LOC121757577, which produces MVLLKQNPNIFDGIGEPAKAETWICALERIITVLMCNAEERMTCVTYGSVDIWWDTKMKTTPRDQVGRMTWENFKEEIYIKYVPTAKAAEFYYLTQGRMSVTEYDRTLCDMTRYAPEQVDTDEKLADKFREGLRHETKMALASRGRLTYAEEFALALDVEVTMPKERAM; this is translated from the coding sequence ATGGTTTTGCTAAAGCAAAATCCTAATATCTTTGATGGGATAGGAGAGCCAGCAAAGGCCGAGACTTGGATATGCGCTTTGGAGCGTATTATCACAGTTCTAATGTGCAACGCTGAGGAACGAATGACTTGTGTGACCTATGGGTCAGTCGATATCtggtgggataccaagatgaagACTACGCCACGAGATCAAGTGGGTAGAATGACTTGGGAGAACTTTAAGGAGGAGATATATATCAAGTACGTACCAACAGCAAAGGCGGCTGAGTTTTACTACTTAACCCAAGGGCGCATGTCGGTGACTGAATATGATCGAACACTCTGCGATATGACTCGGTATGCACCTGAACAAGTTGACACCGACGAGAAGCTAGCCGATAAGTTCCGTGAGGGTCTAAGGCATGAGACAAAGATGGCACTAGCTAGTCGTGGGAGACTTACATACGCGGAAGAGTTTGCCCTCGCACTAGATGTTGAGGTaactatgcccaaggagagggcgaTGTGA